The Impatiens glandulifera chromosome 3, dImpGla2.1, whole genome shotgun sequence genome contains a region encoding:
- the LOC124932457 gene encoding wall-associated receptor kinase-like 14, with protein MNLITIFFSSSILSLLLIYTHSSSPPPCIHSCGAGDNVLPVPYPFGFSSGCPIQLNCISNTTPAVDEFPIQSFTDDSIIINIPTLCQRPLQSILRLFKANIAPTIENVVFLLNCSKSINNCFLPTTMVQTHFESSNCGSNTDSSNKISCYSEMGSNRSFMNLNNLKNIDCGFLFSSISAELLGNVQTSGISLGVQLFQLGWWLNGDCDCSSNGNCTKIVSPIDGKLGHRCSCLDGFVGDGYEGGLGCRTGLFGCTLIRYITGQCTGVARVVVLVGGIIVGACLMITAGLICCYIQKVNEIQKRNKTSQRLSKATGILIPIYPYKDIEKATNYFSEKQRLGTGAFATVYAGKLNEEWVAIKRLKYRDTNTTDQVLNEIKLISSVSHPNLVKLMGCSIDKGGQFLVYEYMPNGTLSEHLHKERRNDVLPWLVRLDIAVDTALAIAHLHSSTDPPIFHRDIKSSNILLDFNFKCKVADFGLSRVGIVETSHISTSPQGTPGYLDPQYHQNYQLSDKSDVYSFGVLMVEMITGLKAVDFSRPAEEINLAVFAMDRIGKGELEKIIDPSIDQVWDKGILLSIHRSAELAFRCLTFNRDMRPSMTEVAVELERIRQTRLDDKSAVLLSERKLKVNVTELSNAIEEIKEFSQSPTTIISARVSGPSDHGSSSSSSTASGFTNFEGGLLSI; from the exons atgaacCTAATAACCATCTTCTTCTCATCCTCCATATTATCTCTTTTACTAATCTACACCCATTCATCATCGCCGCCGCCCTGCATCCATTCATGCGGCGCCGGCGATAATGTACTGCCAGTCCCTTACCCATTTGGGTTCTCCTCCGGTTGTCCAATCCAATTAAACTGCATCTCAAACACCACCCCCGCCGTCGACGAATTTCCGATCCAATCCTTCACCGACGACTCAATAATAATCAACATTCCAACCCTATGTCAAAGACCTTTGCAATCAATCTTACGTCTATTCAAAGCAAACATCGCACCAACGATTGAAAACGTTGTTTTTCTTCTGAATTGTAGTAAATCTATAAACAATTGTTTTCTCCCGACCACTATGGTTCAAACCCATTTCGAATCGAGCAATTGTGGGTCTAATACAGATTCGAGTAATAAGATTAGTTGTTATTCGGAGATGGGTAGTAATcgttcgtttatgaatttgaataatttgaagaATATTGATTGTGGGTTTTTGTTTTCGTCAATCTCGGCTGAGTTACTTGGAAATGTGCAAACTTCTGGTATATCACTTGGTGTTCAATTGTTTCAACTTGGATGGTGGCTTAATGGAGATTGTGATTGTTCTTCAAATGGGAATTGTACTAAAATTGTGTCGCCGATTGATGGTAAATTAGGTCATCGCTGTTCTTGTTTGGATGGATTCGTCGGAGATGGTTATGAAGGCGGTTTAGGCTGCCGGACAG GACTTTTTGGATGTACTCTAATAAGGTACATAACAGGCCAATGTACCGGTGTAGCAAGAGTTGTTGTTCTAGTTGGAG GTATTATAGTTGGTGCCTGTTTAATGATCACAGCCGGTCTAATATGTTGCTACATTCAAAAGGTAAACGAAATACAAAAACGAAACAAAACCAGCCAACGGCTATCCAAAGCTACAGGCATATTGATACCAATCTATCCCTACAAAGATATTGAAAAAGCCACAAACTATTTCAGCGAAAAACAACGGCTAGGAACCGGAGCTTTCGCCACCGTTTACGCGGGAAAACTAAACGAAGAATGGGTCGCAATCAAACGACTAAAATACCGTGATACAAACACAACAGACCAAGTTCTAAACGAAATCAAACTCATTTCCTCTGTTTCTCATCCGAATTTGGTTAAACTTATGGGTTGTTCGATTGACAAAGGTGGGCAATTCCTCGTATATGAATACATGCCTAATGGGACTTTATCCGAACATTTACATAAAGAAAGAAGAAACGATGTTCTTCCTTGGCTTGTTCGTCTTGACATAGCTGTAGACACTGCTCTGGCCATAGCCCATCTTCATTCCTCAACGGATCCACCCATATTTCATAGAGATATTAAATCGAGTAATATTCTTCTCgatttcaatttcaaatgtAAAGTCGCGGATTTTGGTCTTTCTAGGGTCGGAATTGTGGAAACATCTCATATTTCGACTTCACCACAAGGAACTCCGGGGTATCTTGATCCTcaatatcatcaaaattatcaGCTTTCTGATAAGAGCGATGTTTATAGTTTTGGTGTTCTTATGGTGGAGATGATAACAGGATTAAAGGCGGTGGATTTCTCTCGGCCTGCTGAGGAAATCAATTTAGCTGTATTTGCTATGGATAGGATTGGAAAAGGGGAACTTGAGAAGATAATTGATCCTTCAATTGATCAGGTTTGGGATAAGGGGATTTTGTTGTCGATTCATCGGTCGGCTGAATTGGCATTTAGATGTCTTACGTTTAATCGGGATATGAGACCGTCGATGACAGAAGTCGCGGTTGAGTTGGAGAGGATAAGGCAAACTAGATTGGATGATAAAAGTGCGGTTTTGTTAAGTGAAAGAAAGCTGAAGGTGAATGTTACTGAATTAAGTAATGCGATAGAAGAGATTAAGGAATTTTCTCAGTCTCCAACAACGATTATTTCAGCACGGGTTTCCGGTCCAAGTGATCATGGCtcatcgtcgtcgtcgtcgACAGCATCGGGTTTTACCAATTTCGAAGGAGGACTATTATCAATTTGA
- the LOC124931653 gene encoding 60S acidic ribosomal protein P2-2-like — translation MKVIAAYLLAVLGGNSSPASDDLKTILRSVGVEVEDEQIELLLTQVKGKDITELIAAGREKLASVPSGGGGAAVAVSAGGGGASAAAPAAEKKEEKVVEKEESDDDMGFSLFD, via the exons ATGAAGGTTATCGCTGCTTATTTGCTCGCTGTCTTGGGAGGCAACTCCAGCCCAGCCTCTGACGATCTGAAGACTATTCTTCGTTCAG TTGGAGTTGAGGTTGAAGATGAACAAATTGAGTTGCTCCTAACTCAAGTTAAGGGAAAAGATATCACTGAACTGATTGCTGCTGGACGGGAGAAGTTAGCCTCGGTTCCTTCAGGTGGAGGTGGTGCTGCTGTTGCGGTTTCTGCTGGCGGTGGTGGTGCTTCAGCTGCTGCACCTGCtgcagaaaagaaagaagaaaaggtGGTGGAGAAAGAGGAGTCTGATGAT GATATGGGTTTCAGTTTATTTGATTAA
- the LOC124932198 gene encoding type IV inositol polyphosphate 5-phosphatase 11, whose amino-acid sequence MKKLRSNSKGNLVSNDHDHDHDHDHDQVMKVHHEGIKTIGVQSTCCDFSGNNSDLCLCIVTWNMNGHVTYEDVEKIVGKNRGYDLLVVGLQEAVSKYNVITMFESVLSASHFLLGESTLQSLQLYVFGPKNSQMFVKELKRDKYATGGWGGMINRKKGAVAIRINYKAFRLEFISCHLSAHAKNVEERNSQLRDIRRALFAKDWNPYGRTSQVTIWLGDLNYRLEGINTFPARSLIHSDLHQMLTENDQLLQEAERGEIFNGYFEGTLAFKPTYKFDIGSSTYDTSHKVRVPSWTDRILFKIEDNNKIVASLHSYDSIDTVRSSDHKPVKAHLCLKERK is encoded by the exons ATGAAGAAGTTGAGATCAAATTCAAAGGGGAATTTAGTAAGtaatgatcatgatcatgatcatgatcatgatcatgatcaagtGATGAAAGTTCATCATGAGGGGATAAAGACAATAGGAGTTCAATCAACTTGTTGCGATTTTTCGGGGAATAATTCGGatttgtgtttgtgtattgtgACATGGAATATGAATGGACATGTTACATATGAAGATGTGGAGAAGATTGTTGGAAAAAACAGAGGATATGATCTTCTGGTTGTTGGTTTACAAGAGGCTGTTTCTAAGTATAATGTTATAACCATGTTTGAATCAGTTCTTTCTGCATCTCATTT TTTGTTAGGGGAATCAACTCTGCAATCTCTGCAACTCTATGTTTTTGGACCCAAAAACTCTCAGATGTTTGTCAAAG AGTTGAAACGAGACAAATATGCAACGGGAGGATGGGGAGGAATGATAAATAGGAAGAAAGGAGCCGTCGCCATTAGAATCAACTACAAAGCCTTCCGTTTAGAGTTCATTTCTTGTCATCTTTCTG CTCACGCAAAGAACGTGGAGGAAAGAAACTCGCAGTTAAGAGATATAAGAAGGGCCCTATTTGCGAAAGATTGGAACCCGTATGGAAGAACATCCCAAGTAACAATTTGGTTAGGAGATCTAAACTATAGACTTGAAGGGATCAACACTTTCCCAGCAAGAAGCCTAATTCATAGTGATCTTCATCAA ATGTTGACTGAAAATGATCAGCTATTACAAGAGGCAGAAAGAGGAGAAATCTTTAATGGGTATTTTGAGGGAACTTTGGCATTTAAACCaacttataaatttgatattggGAGCAGCACATATGACACCAGTCATAAA gTAAGGGTGCCATCGTGGACCGATCGGATATTGTTCAAGATCGAAGACAACAACAAAATTGTGGCTAGTTTACACTCTTATGACTCTATTGATACAGTTCGTAGCTCTGACCATAAACCCGTCAAAGCTCATCTATgtttaaaagagagaaaataa
- the LOC124931192 gene encoding probable galacturonosyltransferase-like 1, whose protein sequence is MPKSPSLHFQIFLLFFSLSTLSHAPLSSAHAPPSSTTFSQQKFREAPKFYNSLHCPILTVADDYAGTDDSFLCSENAVHVAMTLDLNYIRGSLAAILSVLQHSVCPENVIFHFVAPINGNPSTLQIAIISSFPYLKFDIYKFDTAAVAGLISTSIRSALDCPLNYARSYLANILPLCVRKIVYLDSDLILVDDITKLAATPLVGGAILAAPEYCNANFTSYFTPTFWSNPSLSITFSDRNPCYFNTGVMVIDLDRWREGDYTAKIEEWMELQKMMRIYELGSLPPFLLVFAGKIAPVDHRWNQHGLGGDNFRGLCRELHPGPVSLLHWSGKGKPWDRLDARHPCPLDVLWAPYDLLKSPFLID, encoded by the coding sequence ATGCCTAAATCTCCCTCTCTCCATTTCCAAATCTTTCtcctcttcttctctctctccaCACTTTCCCACGCGCCGCTGTCATCAGCCCACGCGCCACCATCATCCACCACTTTCTCTCAACAAAAATTCAGAGAAGCCCCAAAATTCTACAACTCTCTCCACTGCCCCATCCTCACCGTCGCCGACGACTACGCCGGCACCGACGACAGTTTCCTCTGTTCAGAAAACGCCGTCCACGTAGCAATGACCCTCGATCTCAACTACATTCGTGGATCATTGGCCGCCATTCTTTCTGTTCTTCAACACTCTGTCTGCCCAGAAAATGTAATTTTCCATTTCGTAGCTCCCATCAATGGAAACCCATCAACGTTACAAATTGCCATCATTTCTTCATTCCCATATCTAAAATTCGATATTTACAAATTCGACACCGCCGCCGTCGCCGGATTAATATCAACTTCAATCCGATCTGCCCTCGATTGCCCACTTAATTATGCTAGAAGTTACCTCGCCAATATTCTTCCATTATGCGTTCGGAAAATCGTGTATCTAGATTCCGATCTGATTCTCGTCGACGATATAACCAAACTCGCCGCCACGCCTCTCGTCGGCGGCGCAATCCTCGCTGCACCGGAATACTGTAACGCGAATTTCACTTCTTATTTTACTCCCACTTTTTGGTCGAACCCATCTCTTTCAATTACGTTTTCGGATCGAAACCCATGTTATTTTAACACTGGGGTGATGGTTATCGATTTAGATCGGTGGAGGGAAGGGGATTATACGGCGAAGATTGAGGAATGGATGGAACTTCAAAAGATGATGAGGATTTATGAACTGGGTTCGCTTCCTCCGTTTTTGTTGGTGTTTGCCGGAAAAATTGCTCCGGTGGATCATCGATGGAATCAACATGGTTTGGGTGGGGATAATTTTCGGGGACTTTGTCGGGAATTGCATCCTGGTCCGGTTAGTCTTCTTCATTGGAGTGGGAAAGGGAAGCCATGGGATCGACTTGATGCTAGACATCCTTGTCCTTTGGATGTATTATGGGCACCTTATGATTTGCTTAAATCACCATTTTTGATTGATTGA